GTAAACTGTGTTAAACTGGGATCATACTACATTAACCCATGTTATATCAAAGTAGTAAGTGATGGGATATGTTAAGCTCTCCTCATTGAGGCTGTGCGTTATAGAGGTAGTATTTAGTTTCTCATTACTTTACATGGCTCGGTTTCTCAATGCTTGAGTTTTTTCTGGAGACCCATGAGTTTGAACGTGGCAGAAGTTATCTTCTCATACACCACAAACATGAGAGCTGCCGTCAATACTGTCTGGAGAAGCTTCGCCTCTAAACCTTTATATAACCCTAACAGTCCATGTCTCCTGTAAAAGACAAACATTGGTTTGAATCATTTTATTAGCTAGGAAATGAACAGTAAACTACAGCACTTCAAATAGACTTACTTGATTCGGTCCATTAGTAAAGATATCACATTCCTCACGCTGCCCGGCAGACCTCCTTTCCCATCTGATTTATACTGCCCAAACTGTTAAAAAAGCAACGAGAAATACTGTACAATCTCTTACTTGtgcatttataaaacactgacgACAGTGGATGTTAGTTACCCTCAGGATAGCCTGAACCGTCTGCAGCGGATATGTTGCAGTTGTTGCAATGGCTTTAGCAATGGCACCAATGAGAAAGATCTCAAGTGATGATATCTGCACGTTCACATTAAAATTTTACTTGTATGCAATAGAAGCTAATATAGCACTGGCATCTTTTCGACATGTACCTTTTTGCCTCCGCGTCCTGCTTTCCGTTTCATAGCCTCGTAAAACATGAACTGAACCGCGGGGTTGAAGACCAACACGAGAGACGGCAGAGTCCCGTTCCACAGAGTTCCCACCCCCTCGTTGGCTATAATCTGGGAGAAGGCATCTTTAAAACGGACACGGCAATGAGACGTTATTTGTTTCTGTCAGCAGTTTTGTTATTAAATGTACCGTATGAATACCAAAAGCATGCATTTTCCACTGTGCTACAGTAGGAAAAAATGGAGCAAATGTTTGTTTGGATTCGATACCTCAACATATTAATGAGTGTTTAAGGGGTTCTGACCAAATATGCCCTTATAGTGGGTCTGATGGAGATCCTCGTTCCTAAACTTTGCACCCTGAAGCTTCAGCCGTGTGTTGACCACCCACATGGGAGTCGTCAGGAGAACATTAACCGCTCCTGAATGAAATAGGAAGATTAATAAATGATTGTGTTCGCTTAAAGCTTTAAACTGCAGACTGTAAAACATTTCAGTACCTGATATGAAGCCCATGAGCAAATCTTTGCCAGGTTTGGATCTGTCAGAGACCATCGCTTTCTTCAAGGTGTTAAAGGTGTAGAAATAAACAAAGTTAGAGCAGCACAGGCTGGAAATCACAGGGAACCAGCCAC
This window of the Misgurnus anguillicaudatus chromosome 19, ASM2758022v2, whole genome shotgun sequence genome carries:
- the slc25a17l gene encoding peroxisomal membrane protein PMP34; amino-acid sequence: MSDSSSSVGLLSYETLVHAVAGAMGSVTAMTVFFPLDTARIRLQVDESRKSKSTPIILAEIAKEEGISSLYRGWFPVISSLCCSNFVYFYTFNTLKKAMVSDRSKPGKDLLMGFISGAVNVLLTTPMWVVNTRLKLQGAKFRNEDLHQTHYKGIFDAFSQIIANEGVGTLWNGTLPSLVLVFNPAVQFMFYEAMKRKAGRGGKKISSLEIFLIGAIAKAIATTATYPLQTVQAILRFGQYKSDGKGGLPGSVRNVISLLMDRIKRHGLLGLYKGLEAKLLQTVLTAALMFVVYEKITSATFKLMGLQKKLKH